A window of Desulfatibacillum aliphaticivorans DSM 15576 contains these coding sequences:
- a CDS encoding lipoprotein — MKKIYVFLFILGAVVALSACSHGKSKDVSGASMPEEIYASPDYNMYRNAKVGVFPFMSPEYARGAGSSAASVFCRQLEKNRVFSAVHLEADVPPQAIAEIAKAKRYDLVITGAVLYWFEGSTLEPSRVEQEITVFKPSSKGNRVLWRARLMETGWPVQPKDYLLGQTHAVPAPSAMTLVQKNAGKFCKMLLAGR, encoded by the coding sequence ATGAAAAAAATCTATGTTTTTTTGTTTATTCTGGGGGCCGTCGTGGCCTTGTCCGCATGCTCCCACGGAAAATCCAAGGATGTATCCGGGGCTTCCATGCCTGAAGAGATATACGCCTCGCCGGATTACAATATGTACAGAAACGCCAAGGTCGGGGTTTTTCCATTTATGTCGCCCGAATACGCCCGGGGCGCGGGAAGCAGCGCGGCTTCGGTCTTTTGCAGGCAGTTGGAGAAAAACCGCGTGTTTTCCGCCGTGCATCTGGAGGCGGACGTTCCTCCCCAGGCCATCGCGGAAATAGCCAAGGCCAAAAGGTACGATCTGGTCATCACCGGAGCGGTCTTGTACTGGTTTGAAGGCAGCACGTTGGAGCCCTCCCGGGTGGAGCAGGAAATCACGGTTTTCAAGCCCTCGTCCAAGGGAAATAGGGTTCTGTGGAGGGCCCGCCTGATGGAAACCGGTTGGCCGGTGCAGCCCAAAGATTACTTGCTGGGACAAACACATGCAGTTCCGGCGCCCTCGGCCATGACGCTGGTGCAGAAAAACGCAGGAAAATTTTGCAAGATGCTATTGGCCGGCAGGTAA
- a CDS encoding FlgO family outer membrane protein: MRCQHRIIKKNLFSARGKGALFPAAALILAAVLAFGGCSSNKRNRPVDDGVNPLVIPHENLLESSYNAGDILAQALKRQSLPMNRPMLASSLVNIDNLEESSTFGRLVSEQIASRLAQHGYPFVELKLRQDSVFIKEGQGEFLLSRELRHLGETHDAAAVLVGTYAVTEDLVFVSVRLVRTQDNTVIAGHDYQLYNSDIVESLLR; this comes from the coding sequence ATGCGTTGCCAACATCGGATCATCAAAAAAAATCTTTTCAGCGCCCGCGGGAAAGGCGCGCTTTTTCCGGCCGCCGCTTTGATTTTAGCGGCCGTCCTGGCTTTTGGGGGATGCAGCTCCAACAAAAGAAACAGGCCCGTCGACGACGGGGTAAACCCGCTAGTCATTCCCCATGAAAACCTTTTGGAGTCCAGCTATAACGCCGGCGACATTTTGGCCCAAGCCCTGAAAAGGCAAAGCCTGCCCATGAACCGGCCCATGCTGGCTTCCAGCCTGGTAAATATTGACAACCTTGAGGAGTCGTCCACGTTCGGACGCCTGGTTTCGGAGCAAATCGCGTCCCGGCTGGCCCAGCACGGATACCCCTTTGTGGAATTGAAATTGCGGCAGGACTCCGTGTTCATCAAGGAGGGCCAGGGGGAATTTCTCCTTTCCCGCGAATTGAGGCATTTGGGCGAAACCCACGACGCCGCCGCCGTGCTGGTGGGAACCTATGCGGTGACCGAAGATCTGGTTTTTGTGAGCGTCCGGCTGGTCAGGACCCAGGATAACACGGTGATTGCAGGGCATGACTATCAGCTTTACAACTCGGATATCGTAGAGTCGCTGCTGCGGTAA
- a CDS encoding Crp/Fnr family transcriptional regulator, whose amino-acid sequence MLKKKRLAQYVIVQGLSSDELDEVILCCDVLDFKDGEPIIKEHSINSSLYILEEGRVSVQIEVCRKEKESMEEIAILDSGDVFGEIAFLEEWRRSACVMAVGDVTVLKLDGDRLHWLFERNNHIGYLMMRNLGLVLARRLMDTNYLRKIDIEDGSECVDPSLHA is encoded by the coding sequence ATGCTGAAAAAAAAGCGGCTGGCTCAATATGTAATCGTCCAGGGCCTGAGCTCCGACGAGTTGGATGAAGTTATCCTGTGCTGCGACGTCCTGGACTTTAAGGACGGAGAGCCCATCATCAAGGAGCACTCCATCAACTCCTCCCTGTACATTCTGGAGGAAGGCAGGGTGAGCGTCCAGATAGAGGTTTGCCGGAAAGAAAAAGAGTCCATGGAGGAAATAGCAATCCTGGACTCGGGAGATGTGTTCGGAGAAATCGCCTTTTTGGAGGAATGGCGGAGATCCGCGTGCGTCATGGCCGTGGGAGACGTGACGGTGCTTAAGCTGGACGGAGACCGGCTGCATTGGCTGTTTGAAAGGAACAACCACATCGGCTACCTGATGATGCGCAACTTGGGTCTGGTGCTGGCCCGGCGGCTTATGGACACCAACTATTTGCGCAAGATTGATATAGAAGACGGCTCCGAATGCGTGGATCCGTCCCTCCACGCATAA